AGCTCCTATAGAACTGTATCCACATTCTCCAAGACAATCTTTACCAATTTCATATATCTTATCACCCACAGCATTATACACTCTTTCACCGTTTTCAACATCTATATATTGAATATCCTTTGAACCAGGGTTTGATGTTCTAAGAAGAATAAACGCTCCCTTTTCCTTGTTTTTAATATACGGAACATATGATTCTACACTATCAAAACCCATATAAGGATTTAAAGTAACAAAATCACTTTCAAAATCTCCTTCAAAATGAGCTTTTGCATACATTTCGGCAGTTTTTGCTATATCCCCTCTTTTTATATCAGCTATAGATATAGCATTCTCATTCTTTATGTACTTTAAAGTCTTTTCATAAGCTTTGAGACCATTGATTCCATAAGCTTCATAATATGCAATTTGAACTTTATAACAGGCAGCCACATCAATAGTTTCATCAATTATTTTTTTATTAAAATTAAATATTGCATCTTCCAAATTATCGTATTTATTCAAAAACCATTTTGGTATGTATTCTATATCAGTATCTAGTCCCAAGCAAACATGCCCATTTTTTTCAACTCTTTGGTAAAGTTCATCTATAATCATAATAAATCCTCCTACATGTTTTGAAAAACAATTTTACCTGCTCTTATAGTTTTAATAACTGTTCCATATAACTCCATCCCATTAAAAGGTGTATTTTTTCCTTTTGAGTGGAATTTTTGTGAATCAACAGTATATTTATTATCCAAATCTATGATTGCTAAGTCTCCTTCATATCCTATAGATATTTTTCCCTTATTGATATTTAGTATATCAGCAGGATTTTTTGACATTATCTCTGAAAGCTTATTTATAGTTAAATTTCCCTCTTTAACAAGTTTTGTATAACATACAGAAAATGAAGTTTCTATCCCCGATATTCCACAGGCTCCCTTTTCCTTATCCTCTTTACTATGAGGTGC
This genomic window from Clostridium pasteurianum DSM 525 = ATCC 6013 contains:
- the pyrF gene encoding orotidine-5'-phosphate decarboxylase, with product MIIDELYQRVEKNGHVCLGLDTDIEYIPKWFLNKYDNLEDAIFNFNKKIIDETIDVAACYKVQIAYYEAYGINGLKAYEKTLKYIKNENAISIADIKRGDIAKTAEMYAKAHFEGDFESDFVTLNPYMGFDSVESYVPYIKNKEKGAFILLRTSNPGSKDIQYIDVENGERVYNAVGDKIYEIGKDCLGECGYSSIGAVVGCTTGFEGKQIRDKYESTFFLIPGYGAQGGTAEDVANYLSKGNGGIVNSSRGILLAYKKVENGEHSFEKAARNASINMRDDILKHIS